Part of the Pelomicrobium methylotrophicum genome, TCGCAACCGACCAGAAGGAGAAACCCATGGCATTGAGAATCGGAGATACCGCCCCTGATTTCGTGCAAGAATCCACCATCGGCCCTCTGCACTTCTATGAGTACCTGGGCACGAGCTGGGGCATCCTCTTCTCCCATCCCGCCGACTACACCCCCGTGTGCACCACGGAGCTCGGCGTCACCGCGAAGCTCATGGCCGAGTTCAGGAAGCGCAACGTGAAAGTGCTGGCCCTGAGCGTCGATCCGGTGGACGCCCACCAGGGGTGGGTCAAGGACATCAACGAAACCCAAGCGACGGAGGTCAACTTCCCCATCATCGCCGACGCGGACCGCAAGGTGTCCACCCTGTACGACATGATCCACCCCAACGCCAGCGAGACGGTGACGGTGCGTTCCGTGTTCTTTATCGACCCGAACAAAAAGATCCGCGCCACCATCACCTATCCCGCCAGCACCGGCCGCAATTTCCAGGAAATCCTGCGGGTCATCGATTCCCTGCAGCTCACCGATCAGTACAGCGTGGCGACGCCGGCCAACTGGCAGGATGGGGACGAATGCGTCATCGTCCCTTCCCTCAAGGACCCCGACATCCTCAAGCAGAAGTTCCCGAAGGGTTGGCGGGAGATCAAGCCCTACCTGCGGCTGACGCCCCAGCCCAACAAATAGCCCTTCGCGCGATGCCCCGGGCCCGGCCCGGGGCTCGCCGCTCCAGCGCCCGGCCGTGCCTGCAACCGAAAAAAGGCAACTGCCGTCGGCGCCGCTGTCACCACGCACGCTTTAGATGCGCCCGGCGGTTCGCCTGCACCACAGGCGTGCACCGCCCAGGAGCCTGATCGCCACGCCAGCATAGCCTGTGACTGGCATGTATTATGCATATCCCGCCTGCCACCCGCGCCCTTGCGAACATGACACTTCCGTCTTTGCCCTCCCCCTCGGACGGCCTGACGGTGCTGCGCCAAGTCATAGAGGCGTTGTCACTGGAGATGGATTTCGAGGCTTTCTTCCGCAAGGCGGCCGGTGCCGCTGCCAGGCTGGTGGGCGCCGATGCAGCGGCGCTGCTCCTGCTCAATGCCGATGGACTGTTGGAGTACCAGTTTTTCCTGGGTGTGCCGCACGGCTATGGCGAACGCTTTCGAGGTTTCACCTTCGACCGCCGCCGCGGCGTCGCCGGCCAGGCGCTGGCCGAGCAACGGCCGGTGTTCGTGCCAGACTATCCGTCCTATCCGCACGCGATCGCGGAGTTCGTGGCGAGCGGTCTGCGCGCCAGCCTGGCGCTGCCGCTGCAAAGCGCGGGCGAGGCGGTCGGCGTGCTGGTGATGTCCTGGTTTCGCAATGCCGTTCACGAACCGGACGCGGAACGCCTGGCCTTGCTCGCCACCATCGGTGCCCAGCTCGGTGTCGCGCTTCAGCGCCGGCGACTGGAGCAACAGCTGGAGTACCGCGCCAGTCACGACGAACTGACCGGTCTGCCCAACCGCAGCCACTTTCTGTGCCGCTTGACGCAGAGCCTGGCCAACGGCAAACGCTATGGCAGGCGCTACGCCCTGATGGTGATCGACCTCGACGGCTTTAAAGCGGTCAATGACGGCGCCGGACACGCCGCCGGCGACCGCCTGCTGCGCGAGGTGGGGCAAAAACTGCGCGAGGTGGTGCGTACCGGCGATGTGGTCGGCCGGCTGGGCGGAGACGAGTTCGTGCTGTTGATGGAATACCGTCAGTGGCCTGAGGAGCCGACCACTTTGGCCGCCCGGCTGCTGGAGCGGCTGTCACTGCAAGTGGCGGTCGCCGGTGGCAGCGTGGCGGTATCGCCCAGCATAGGAATCGCCGTCTTTCCCGAGGACGGCAGTGATGCCGACACGCTGCTGGCAAACGCCGATCTAGCCATGTACGAAGCCAAGCGCCAGCGCGGCGGCCGGCAGTTGTGCTTTTTCAATCAGGCCATCGCGCACGCGGTGCGCCAGCGTGAACGCCTGCTGAACGAGGTGGCACAGGCACTGGGCAGCGGAGAATTCGTCCTGCACTACCAGCCGATCGTCGACCTGCCGAGCGGCCGCACGGTGGCGGTTGAAGCCTTGTTGCGCTGGATACGGCCGGACGGCAGCCTGCGCC contains:
- a CDS encoding peroxiredoxin yields the protein MALRIGDTAPDFVQESTIGPLHFYEYLGTSWGILFSHPADYTPVCTTELGVTAKLMAEFRKRNVKVLALSVDPVDAHQGWVKDINETQATEVNFPIIADADRKVSTLYDMIHPNASETVTVRSVFFIDPNKKIRATITYPASTGRNFQEILRVIDSLQLTDQYSVATPANWQDGDECVIVPSLKDPDILKQKFPKGWREIKPYLRLTPQPNK
- a CDS encoding putative bifunctional diguanylate cyclase/phosphodiesterase — encoded protein: MHIPPATRALANMTLPSLPSPSDGLTVLRQVIEALSLEMDFEAFFRKAAGAAARLVGADAAALLLLNADGLLEYQFFLGVPHGYGERFRGFTFDRRRGVAGQALAEQRPVFVPDYPSYPHAIAEFVASGLRASLALPLQSAGEAVGVLVMSWFRNAVHEPDAERLALLATIGAQLGVALQRRRLEQQLEYRASHDELTGLPNRSHFLCRLTQSLANGKRYGRRYALMVIDLDGFKAVNDGAGHAAGDRLLREVGQKLREVVRTGDVVGRLGGDEFVLLMEYRQWPEEPTTLAARLLERLSLQVAVAGGSVAVSPSIGIAVFPEDGSDADTLLANADLAMYEAKRQRGGRQLCFFNQAIAHAVRQRERLLNEVAQALGSGEFVLHYQPIVDLPSGRTVAVEALLRWIRPDGSLRLPSAFIPEVERHNPRLMQDIGRFVLESAVRQAETWFRAGFSLTVAVNVSARELLEEGFLPTLAELLGRHPDLPRERLMLEITETAALEKLAHARSIMNACRGLGVRFAIDDFGTGYASLTNLRELPVDRVKIDRSFVAGLPAAQGDRAVVQAILRVAQVFGVDVVAEGVETPTQARALQALGCRLMQGYGLAHPLPAAQITDWLRDAKPAALPLTCAGPPLSPSRILEHRLTSKSD